The following DNA comes from Synechococcus sp. CC9616.
TCCGTTGATGCCCAGATCCATGCCTTTGTGGAGCTGACGGCCGATCGGGCGCGGGCCGATGCCGATCGTATTGATGCCGCCCGTGCAGCAGGCGAAGAGCTCGGCGCTCTGGCCGGAGTTCCCCTGGCCATCAAAGACAACCTCTGCACCCGCGGTGTTCGCACCACCTGTTCGAGTCGGATGCTGGAGACGTTTGTGCCTCCCTATGAGTCAACGGTGACCGAGCGGCTGTGGTCTTCCGGCGCCGTGTTGATGGGCAAGACCAACTTGGACGAGTTCGCCATGGGCGGCTCCACCGAGACCTCTGCCTTTGGCCCCACGGCTAATCCTTGGAACACAGATCATGTTCCTGGCGGGAGTTCCGGGGGAAGTGCGGCCGCTGTAGCCGCTGGAGAGTGCATCGCGGCCCTCGGTTCCGACACCGGAGGCTCGATTCGACAGCCCGCCTCCTTCTGCGGTGTGGTGGGTCTCAAGCCCACCTACGGACGTGTGAGTCGCTGGGGGCTTGTCGCGTTTGCCAGCTCTCTTGATCAGGTAGGTCCGTTCGCATCCTCTGTTGCAGACGCTGCGGAGCTTCTACAGGTGATGGCCGGTCCTGATCCGCGTGATTCCACCTGTCTCAACGTTCCTGTTCCCAATTACATCTCCGGGCTGAATCAATCGGTTCAGGGATTGAGGGTTGGTCTGATTCGCGAGTGCTTTGAGGCCAAGGGCCTGGATCCTGAGGTCAAGCAGTCCGTGATGGCGGCGGCCTCTCAGTTGGAGTCTCTCGGCGCTGAGCTCGTGGATGTGAGTTGTCCTCGCTTTACCGATGGCATCGCGACTTACTACGTGATCGCGCCTTCAGAGGCGTCGGCCAACCTCGCCCGCTACGACGGCGTCAAATACGGCTATCGAGCTGCCGATGCGGAGTCCCTGGCAGCCATGACGGCCCGCAGTCGCGCCGAGGGATTTGGCGCTGAGGTGCAGCGTCGGATTTTGATCGGCACCTACGCCCTTTCCGCTGGGTACGTCGACGCTTACTACAAAAAAGCTCAGCAGGTGCGGACCTTGATCCGTCGCGACTTTGATGCGGCCTTCCAAAGCGTGGATGTTCTGCTGACGCCGACGGCTCCATCCACGGCCTTCCTCGCGGGTGCCCACGCAGACAACCCCTTGTCCATGTATCTGGCTGACTTGCTCACGATTCCGGTGAATCTTGCAGGCTTGCCAGCCATCAGTGTTCCCTGTGGATTCAGCAGTGCTGGTTTGCCAATCGGGGTACAACTGATCGGCAACGTGCTCGAGGAGGCTCGGATTCTTCAGGTGGCCCATCAGTACGAACAGGCTGCGGGGGTCGAAGCACAACGCCCATCCGCGGCCTTGATTCCCTAACCGGCACCAGATGTGGTGCCAGCTAGTCAGGGCTCACGCTTGATCTTGCGTAGGGTCCTAGGCTGTGGCTATGGCTTTTGTACCACTCCATAACCACAGCGATTACAGCCTTCTGGACGGGGCATCGCAGCTGCCTGGCATGGTGGAGCGGGCTCAGCAGCTGGGAATGCCTGCCGTTGCGCTAACCGATCACGGCGTCATGTACGGCGCCATCGAGTTGCTGAAGTTGTGCAAAGGCACCGATCTCAAGCCGATCATCGGCAATGAGATGTACGTGATCAATGGCTCAATCGACGATCCGCAGCAAAAAAAGGAAAAGCGTTATCACCTGGTTGTTCTTGCCAAGAACGCCACGGGTTACCGAAATCTGGTGAAGCTAACCAGCATCAGTCATCTGCGAGGCATGCGTGGCCGTGGAATTTTTTCGCGTGCCTGCATTGATAAGCATCTCCTCAAGCAATACAGCGAGGGCTTAATCGTGGCGACGGCCTGTCTGGGAGGGGAGATCCCACAAGCGATTCTTCGCGGTAGGCCTGAAGTTGCCCGTGATGTGGCGCGTTGGTATCAGAACATCTTTGGAGAGGATTTCTATCTTGAGATCCAGGATCATGGCTCTCCGGAAGATCGGATTGTCAACGTCGAGATCGTCAAAATCGCCCGTGAACTTGGAATCGAATTGGTGGCGACAAATGATGCCCACTACCTCAGCAAGCAGGACGTTGAGGCCCATGACGCCTTGCTTTGCGTGCTGACTGGCAAGCTGATCAGCGACGAGAAACGACTTCGCTACACCGGCACCGAATACATCAAGAGTGAAGAGGAGATGAAACGTCTCTTCGCCGATCACTTGGAGCCAACGGTTGTCGAGGAAGCTATCGCCAACACCGTCAAGGTGGCTGAGAAAGTGGAGGCGTACGACATCCTCGGCCACTATCAGATGCCGAGATTCCCGATCCCAGAGGGTCACACTGCTGTGACGTACCTGCGAGAGGTCACCGAGCAGGGCTTGCGCGATCGCCTGGAGTTGAACGCTGATTCAGCGATCGATCCCCTGTATGCCGATCGCATGGCCCATGAATTGCAGATCATGGAGCAGATGGGCTTTCCCACCTATTTCCTGGTGGTGTGGGATTACATCCGCTTCGCACGAGAGCAGAACATCCCAGTTGGTCCTGGACGGGGATCCGCTGCAGGGTCACTCGTGGCCTACGCCCTTGGAATCACCAACATCGATCCAGTGAGCAATGGCCTTTTGTTTGAGAGATTCCTGAACCCTGAGCGCAAGTCGATGCCAGATATCGACACCGATTTCTGCATCGAGCGCCGAGGCGAGGTGATCGACTACGTCACGGAGCGCTACGGGGAAGACAAGGTTGCACAGATCATCACCTTCAACCGGATGACCTCCAAAGCTGTGCTCAAGGACGTTGCCCGCGTGCTGGACATTCCATATGGCGATGCAGACAGGCTGGCGAAACTGATTCCAGTGGTTCGTGGGAAGCCAGCAAAACTCAAGGCGATGATCGGCTCGGAGTCTCCAAATCCTGAGTTTCGCGAAAAGTACGAATCCGATCCGACGGTGAAACGCTGGGTCGATATGGCGATGCGAATCGAAGGTACCAACAAGACGTTTGGTGTTCACGCCGCCGGTGTGGTGATCGCAGCTGATCCTCTCGACGAGTTGGTGCCGCTGCAACGCAACAACGATGGTCAGGTGATCACCCAGTACTTCATGGAGGACGTGGAGTCGATGGGTCTTCTGAAGATGGATTTTCTGGGGCTCAAGAACCTCACGATGATCGACAAAACTCTTGAGCTGGTAGAGGTGAGCAGTGGAGAACGGGTAGATCCAGACCGCTTGCCCCCCCAGGATCCCGATACCTTTGCCTTGCTCGCACGGGGGGATCTCGAGGGTATTTTTCAGCTTGAGTCCAGTGGCATGCGTCAGATCGTCCGTGATCTCAAGCCGTCATCCCTGGAGGACATTTCCTCGATCCTTGCTCTTTACCGTCCCGGTCCATTGGATGCAGGGCTGATTCCCAAGTTCATCAACCGCAAACACGGACGCGAGGCGATCGACTTCGCCCACACCACTCTTGAACCGATCCTCAGTGAGACCTACGGAATCATGGTCTACCAGGAGCAGATCATGCGAATTGCCCAGGATCTTGCTGGTTACTCCCTGGGTCAGGCCGATCTGCTGCGCCGAGCAATGGGCAAGAAAAAGGTGTCCGAAATGCAGAAGCATCGTGGAATTTTCGTCAAAGGGGCATCAGAACGAGGGGTTGCCGAGTCGATTTCTGATGAATTGTTCGATCAGATGGTTCTCTTTGCTGAGTACTGCTTCAACAAAAGCCACTCCACTGCTTATGGAGCGGTGACTTATCAAACGGCATATCTGAAGGCCCACTATCCCGTGGCTTACATGGCAGCTTTGCTCACGGTGAATGCTGGGGCTGCGGACAAAGTTCAGCGCTACATCTCCAACTGCAACGCCATGGGGATTGAAGTGCTGCCGCCCGATGTGAACGCGTCGAGAATTGATTTCACTCCCACCGGAGAACGTATTTTGTTCGGCCTCTCGGCCGTTCGAAATCTCGGAGATGGAGCGATCCGCCAATTGATCTCAGAGAGAGAGTGTGGTGGGGCCTTCCGTTCCTTGGCTGATCTCTGCGATCGATTGTCATCTTCCGCACTTAACAGACGTGGCCTTGAGGCCTTGATTCACTGCGGTGCTTTGGACGCGCTTGATCACAGTGGCAACCGCGCCCAGTTGATGGCTGATCTGGATCTTCTGCTTGATTGGGCATCATCAAGGGCGAAGGATCGGGATAGTGGTCAGGGCAACCTGTTTGATCTGATGGCAGGTTCAACGCAGGATGATGACGGTCCGGCTGATCTGAGCCTGGCTCCCAAGGCCTCTCCTGTTGCCGACTATCCCCCTGCCGAGAAGCTGCGTCTCGAGAAGGATCTTGTCGGCTTCTACCTATCGGATCATCCCCTTAAACAACTCACAGCCCCGGCAAAGCTGCTTGCTCCGATTGGTCTCGGTTCCCTTGAAGAACAACCGGATAAAACCAAAGTGAGTGCGATTGCGATGATCAGCGAACTGCGCCAGGTCACCACGCGCAAAGGCGATCGTATGGCCATCTTGCAATTGGAGGATCTCACCGGCAGTTGCGAAGCCGTCGTCTTTCCCAAGAGCTATGCCCGTCTCTCCGACCATCTGATTGCTGAAACCAGACTCCTTGTCTGGGCTGGTGTCGACCGACGTGATGAACGGGTGCAACTGATCATTGATGACTGCCGTGCTATCGACGATGTTCAGTTGCTGCTTGTGGAGTTATCCGGCGAACAAGCAAGCGACATCACCGTCCAACACAAACTGCGTGAGTGCCTGCAGCAGCACAGGCCAGACCGTGAGGAACTTGGCATCAAGGTTCCAGTGATCGCTGCAGTTCGTCTTGGAGAGTCCGTTCGGTATGTGCGACTTGGATCGCAATTTTGTGTAAGGGACCCTTTGTCCGCAAGCCGTGCTCTGCAATCTGAACAGTTCTCAGCACGGTGCAGTGGTCAGTTGGTCACCGGTTAGTCAGGACGGATCTTGTTTTTTGGCCCTGATGGAGCTGCGTAGCCGCTGAACATTCGTTCGAATGTTTTCCAAGCCCAACAGAGTGCCATTCTTGGACTCCCAACTGGCTGACAGAACCCCGTAGCTCAGACCTCCAAGTCCCAAAAGGAAACAGAAGCCCGATGCTGCAAGGGTTGTTCCTGGAGCAATGTCTGCGATGCCACGGGTGATCAGGACATAACTACCCACAAAAACACCCATCCCAGCAATGGTTGGCAGACCGGTGAACACGGCAACTCTCCGTGCCATTCGGTTGGCCACGGATTTTGGAATGGCTTGAGACGCCTGGACTTGGGTTTTCCCAGTTGATGACGTCGATTTTGTCTTGCCCCTGTCCGGCTCAAAGGGCAGCGCTTTGCGTTGATCGCCCATAGGACATGGAACTCTGGATCATTGGATCTTGATGCAGAGATTCATCAACCGCGAATGCCAAGCTTGCCGATGATGTCTGTATAGCGCTGCTCGCTCTTGCCACGCATGTAGCTCAGCAGACGCTTTCGACGTCCGATCATCTTGAGCAACCCCTGTCTCGATGAGAAGTCGTGGTTGTTCTTCTGCAGGTGGCTGCTGAGACGACTGATTCGTTCCGTCAGCATCGCAACCTGCACCTCCGGCGACCCAGTGTCTGTCCCATGGGTCTGATGCGAGTTGATCAGTTGCTGCTTCTCGCCCGTGTCAAGCGACATTCTGCGCGTTCGACTCCAATTCGTCACTATACAGTGAAGGGGCACAGACCCACCACTTCAGGCGTCGTGAGAGCAAAGGGACATTCCAGCCACTTGGGTTCGTATGAAGGGTTAATGATGAGAAAATCCGCGTTTGAGCTACCATCAACTTGACATCTCATAATCCGGGCAATTAGAGTTTGTCTATATAAACTTGTGAGATGCAAGTCGGCCTAATTCTTTCAATACCTCTCGTTGCCCTTTTGATTATTGGTTGTTTCGGAATTCTCAATTCCAAAACGATTATTAGTTCTTTGTTTTCCTTAGATGTTATCGATACCGCGACAATCAGTATTTTTGTATTGATTGCGGCCTATTCTGGATCCCAAACACCAATCATCTCTGATAGCCCTCGTTACGCGAATTATTCCGATCCATATCCTCAGGCTATCATTTTAACCGCAATCGTGATTGGATTTGCGACCCAAGCTTTATTGTGCTCTATTGCGCTGCGGTTGAGTCGTACTACCCCTCTCCTGCGCTACAAAGATTTGGAAAAATGATTGAGTCTCCACTTTTTTACGCATTACTAACATTTCTACCAGCAACGATTGGTTTTTTGGGATGTGTCTTTCATAGAATTTTTTTCCCAATCTCACTGGCTTATCTAGCTGCACTCTCAGCATTCTCGCTAGCAGGTATTTTTAACTCCTGGGAAACAAGCTATACATTGATGTGGATCGGTGGAATTCAATTTAGTTTTGATCAATATACGTATCCTCTTCTCTTTGGCACGAGTTTTTCTATCTTCACATCACTGTTGTTGTTCCGTAAATTTTTAAGTCATTACTTCTATCAAATAGCATTGGTTTTGCTGACAGCTCTGATCGTGTCGTTTTCCGCAGTCGATCTAGTCAGCATATACATTGCACTTGAATTAACTGGATTTTGTGCATTTCTTTTGATCGCTGATCGAAACGATAACAAATCTCTTTTCCTCTCTTTCCAGTATCTAATTGGTGGCGGATTGGCCATGCTGATTTACTTAATAGGAGTGATCAGTGCCTTTCAATTTTCCACAACTTTTTTAATTAAAGATCTTTCATATGCCACACCAATTGCATTGTGTTTGATTGTCGCTGGATTGTTAACCAAAGCTGGCATCTTTATTTGTGGTTTGTGGGTTCCAAATATTTACTCACATGCATCCCCTCAGTCCTCAGCCATCCTTGCTGGTTGTGTGACATGTGCTGGAATCGCTCCAATCGCAAGAATGAGCGGAGATTTGGTACCCATAGCCAATTCACTGGTTGTCATTGGTGTATTAAGTGCTGTTGTTGCAGCTCTTTATGCTGTCTTTGAGCGGGATGATGGACGTGCTCTTGGTTGGAGTTCCGTATCCCAGCTTGGTTTAGCGATTCTTTCTCCTACATATGCTTGTATTTATGCCATGCAACATGGTGTTTGCAAGGCATTACTTTTTTCAACTTTAAATCCGGAAGATCCTGCTACGCACGAGCATCACGAAAAGAGTCAACATCACACCTCAAACTCAAACCATCAACCAGGACTCACAAAATTCCAGAATTACGCATCCTTAATTGTATTTGTAATTGCAAGCCTATCCGTTATGGCATTCCCTCTAACATCAGGTTTTATCACAAAAACATTGCTAAAGGGAGATATTCCTACAAATGCAAAAATAATCGTTTCTACGTCAACATTGCTGACGACAACAGTCTATGTTCGTTTGATATGGTCCAGAATTCAGGTATTTTTGAGAAAAAATCGCGATATCGCAATTAATAAGGATGTTCAGAAAATCAAATTCAAGTGGTATTTTAATCAGTTTTATTTAGTGGTCTGCGCCATTGCAATAGTTTCATTCAGTATAAACAACTGGTCTGTGCTTACTTACGATAATATTATGAATTCTTTGAGTGCAACAGGATTGGGTATTATTCTTTACGCATCCGTGGTTGGATTGCAGGCAGTTAAAATTGTAAAACCAGTCACTCGGACTCTGGATTTGGTTGGAGCCCCCTTTGTTGTGGCAGCATTACTATTAGCTAATCTTC
Coding sequences within:
- the gatA gene encoding Asp-tRNA(Asn)/Glu-tRNA(Gln) amidotransferase subunit GatA, producing MTISAWRQQLLDGEVSSRELVDQQLERIQSVDAQIHAFVELTADRARADADRIDAARAAGEELGALAGVPLAIKDNLCTRGVRTTCSSRMLETFVPPYESTVTERLWSSGAVLMGKTNLDEFAMGGSTETSAFGPTANPWNTDHVPGGSSGGSAAAVAAGECIAALGSDTGGSIRQPASFCGVVGLKPTYGRVSRWGLVAFASSLDQVGPFASSVADAAELLQVMAGPDPRDSTCLNVPVPNYISGLNQSVQGLRVGLIRECFEAKGLDPEVKQSVMAAASQLESLGAELVDVSCPRFTDGIATYYVIAPSEASANLARYDGVKYGYRAADAESLAAMTARSRAEGFGAEVQRRILIGTYALSAGYVDAYYKKAQQVRTLIRRDFDAAFQSVDVLLTPTAPSTAFLAGAHADNPLSMYLADLLTIPVNLAGLPAISVPCGFSSAGLPIGVQLIGNVLEEARILQVAHQYEQAAGVEAQRPSAALIP
- a CDS encoding DNA polymerase III subunit alpha → MAFVPLHNHSDYSLLDGASQLPGMVERAQQLGMPAVALTDHGVMYGAIELLKLCKGTDLKPIIGNEMYVINGSIDDPQQKKEKRYHLVVLAKNATGYRNLVKLTSISHLRGMRGRGIFSRACIDKHLLKQYSEGLIVATACLGGEIPQAILRGRPEVARDVARWYQNIFGEDFYLEIQDHGSPEDRIVNVEIVKIARELGIELVATNDAHYLSKQDVEAHDALLCVLTGKLISDEKRLRYTGTEYIKSEEEMKRLFADHLEPTVVEEAIANTVKVAEKVEAYDILGHYQMPRFPIPEGHTAVTYLREVTEQGLRDRLELNADSAIDPLYADRMAHELQIMEQMGFPTYFLVVWDYIRFAREQNIPVGPGRGSAAGSLVAYALGITNIDPVSNGLLFERFLNPERKSMPDIDTDFCIERRGEVIDYVTERYGEDKVAQIITFNRMTSKAVLKDVARVLDIPYGDADRLAKLIPVVRGKPAKLKAMIGSESPNPEFREKYESDPTVKRWVDMAMRIEGTNKTFGVHAAGVVIAADPLDELVPLQRNNDGQVITQYFMEDVESMGLLKMDFLGLKNLTMIDKTLELVEVSSGERVDPDRLPPQDPDTFALLARGDLEGIFQLESSGMRQIVRDLKPSSLEDISSILALYRPGPLDAGLIPKFINRKHGREAIDFAHTTLEPILSETYGIMVYQEQIMRIAQDLAGYSLGQADLLRRAMGKKKVSEMQKHRGIFVKGASERGVAESISDELFDQMVLFAEYCFNKSHSTAYGAVTYQTAYLKAHYPVAYMAALLTVNAGAADKVQRYISNCNAMGIEVLPPDVNASRIDFTPTGERILFGLSAVRNLGDGAIRQLISERECGGAFRSLADLCDRLSSSALNRRGLEALIHCGALDALDHSGNRAQLMADLDLLLDWASSRAKDRDSGQGNLFDLMAGSTQDDDGPADLSLAPKASPVADYPPAEKLRLEKDLVGFYLSDHPLKQLTAPAKLLAPIGLGSLEEQPDKTKVSAIAMISELRQVTTRKGDRMAILQLEDLTGSCEAVVFPKSYARLSDHLIAETRLLVWAGVDRRDERVQLIIDDCRAIDDVQLLLVELSGEQASDITVQHKLRECLQQHRPDREELGIKVPVIAAVRLGESVRYVRLGSQFCVRDPLSASRALQSEQFSARCSGQLVTG
- a CDS encoding PAM68 family protein; translated protein: MGDQRKALPFEPDRGKTKSTSSTGKTQVQASQAIPKSVANRMARRVAVFTGLPTIAGMGVFVGSYVLITRGIADIAPGTTLAASGFCFLLGLGGLSYGVLSASWESKNGTLLGLENIRTNVQRLRSSIRAKKQDPS
- the rpsO gene encoding 30S ribosomal protein S15, encoding MSLDTGEKQQLINSHQTHGTDTGSPEVQVAMLTERISRLSSHLQKNNHDFSSRQGLLKMIGRRKRLLSYMRGKSEQRYTDIIGKLGIRG
- a CDS encoding cation:proton antiporter subunit C; the encoded protein is MQVGLILSIPLVALLIIGCFGILNSKTIISSLFSLDVIDTATISIFVLIAAYSGSQTPIISDSPRYANYSDPYPQAIILTAIVIGFATQALLCSIALRLSRTTPLLRYKDLEK
- a CDS encoding proton-conducting transporter membrane subunit, with translation MIESPLFYALLTFLPATIGFLGCVFHRIFFPISLAYLAALSAFSLAGIFNSWETSYTLMWIGGIQFSFDQYTYPLLFGTSFSIFTSLLLFRKFLSHYFYQIALVLLTALIVSFSAVDLVSIYIALELTGFCAFLLIADRNDNKSLFLSFQYLIGGGLAMLIYLIGVISAFQFSTTFLIKDLSYATPIALCLIVAGLLTKAGIFICGLWVPNIYSHASPQSSAILAGCVTCAGIAPIARMSGDLVPIANSLVVIGVLSAVVAALYAVFERDDGRALGWSSVSQLGLAILSPTYACIYAMQHGVCKALLFSTLNPEDPATHEHHEKSQHHTSNSNHQPGLTKFQNYASLIVFVIASLSVMAFPLTSGFITKTLLKGDIPTNAKIIVSTSTLLTTTVYVRLIWSRIQVFLRKNRDIAINKDVQKIKFKWYFNQFYLVVCAIAIVSFSINNWSVLTYDNIMNSLSATGLGIILYASVVGLQAVKIVKPVTRTLDLVGAPFVVAALLLANLLYFKI